A window from Candidatus Gracilibacteria bacterium encodes these proteins:
- the rlmD gene encoding 23S rRNA (uracil(1939)-C(5))-methyltransferase RlmD has product MKPKKNQELELKIDALVYGGNGIGQVEGYKVFVDSVAPGDSVLARMTKAKSSYGEAKLLKVLQPSALRIEPRCKHFSVCGGCKWQFLDYAKQCDEKEQQVKDAVSRIGGLPVSLVKPLIPCVEPWFYRNKMELSFGLSASGEAMLGFYPPGYHYEVFDLEECFLQSELLAEIAKKVRDFANEHKIPVYNSKTHEGLLRTLTVREGKNTGEVMVILTTSTGVFDHKDGFVALFENDPRISSVYWNSVYQVPGQPTWIEENLLAGKASLTETLMLETGVQLEFDILPQAFFQTNTKQAEVLYSQVLLAAGLTGEEVVFDLYCGTGTIGLFCAHKAKQVVGIEINESAVESARGNAQRNKISNVSFYLGGVEQRLEELGKSSVAKPDIVIVDPPRAGLEGDTVEKVAAFRANKIVYVSCNPSTLARDLKLFAEKGYTVASIQPVDMFPQTHHIECIAVLDSQ; this is encoded by the coding sequence GTGAAACCTAAAAAGAACCAAGAGCTGGAACTCAAAATTGATGCGCTTGTTTATGGTGGAAATGGCATTGGACAGGTGGAGGGATACAAGGTTTTTGTGGACAGCGTGGCGCCCGGGGATTCCGTTTTGGCGCGAATGACCAAGGCAAAAAGCAGTTATGGGGAGGCCAAACTTTTGAAGGTTTTACAGCCTTCTGCGCTGCGCATTGAACCTCGCTGCAAACATTTTTCCGTGTGTGGCGGCTGCAAATGGCAGTTTTTGGATTATGCCAAGCAATGCGATGAAAAAGAGCAACAAGTGAAGGATGCCGTTTCACGCATTGGCGGGCTTCCGGTTTCCTTGGTGAAGCCGCTGATTCCGTGTGTGGAGCCGTGGTTTTATCGCAATAAAATGGAGCTTTCATTTGGACTTTCGGCGAGCGGAGAGGCGATGCTTGGTTTTTATCCCCCCGGCTATCATTATGAAGTTTTTGATTTAGAAGAATGCTTTTTGCAGTCGGAACTTTTGGCGGAGATTGCGAAAAAAGTGCGAGACTTTGCCAACGAGCACAAGATCCCCGTTTACAATTCCAAAACACACGAAGGCTTGCTGCGAACGCTCACGGTGCGCGAGGGGAAAAATACAGGCGAAGTGATGGTGATTTTGACGACTTCCACCGGTGTGTTCGATCATAAAGATGGCTTTGTCGCTTTGTTTGAGAACGACCCTCGCATCAGCTCCGTGTACTGGAATAGTGTGTACCAAGTGCCGGGGCAACCCACCTGGATTGAGGAAAATTTGCTGGCGGGGAAAGCGAGCTTAACGGAAACACTGATGCTGGAAACCGGTGTGCAATTGGAATTTGATATCCTCCCCCAAGCCTTCTTCCAAACCAACACCAAACAAGCGGAAGTGCTGTACTCTCAAGTGCTTTTGGCGGCGGGCCTCACGGGTGAAGAAGTGGTCTTTGATTTGTACTGCGGCACCGGAACCATTGGACTTTTTTGCGCGCACAAGGCCAAGCAGGTGGTGGGCATCGAAATCAATGAATCCGCCGTGGAAAGCGCGCGGGGCAACGCGCAACGGAACAAGATCAGCAATGTAAGTTTTTACCTCGGCGGCGTGGAACAACGATTGGAAGAACTCGGCAAAAGTAGTGTGGCAAAGCCCGACATCGTGATTGTGGATCCGCCCCGCGCCGGCCTCGAAGGCGATACCGTAGAAAAAGTGGCGGCCTTCCGCGCAAACAAAATCGTCTATGTTTCTTGCAACCCCAGCACGCTCGCACGAGACCTCAAACTCTTTGCCGAAAAAGGCTACACGGTGGCGAGCATCCAGCCCGTGGACATGTTCCCCCAGACGCATCATATTGAGTGCATCGCTGTATTAGACAGTCAGTAG
- a CDS encoding CCA tRNA nucleotidyltransferase codes for MDAAMHQTATQIVKTLQDAGYKAYFAGGCVRDMLLKKEPKDYDIATSALPDEIEKSFKETYAVGKSFGVIHVVENGHTFEIATFRSDSGYSDGRRPDAVLFTHAEEDAKRRDFTINGLFYDPVTKEVHDFVGGQDDLSNRLIRFIGDPHQRILEDHLRIIRAIRFKNTLNFGYHPDTYAALRKHAQLADKVSWERVRDELNKIILAKSAPVAFEDMQDTEVLPYILPELEACKGLAQPMQFHQEGDVWTHLMHALDSLPEDAGLLAHWAVIFHDIGKPETFKIAERIRTDGHAEVSAEIAERIMRRLRFSRHDIEHVSWVVKHHFMMQQLLDMPIGRQRHWFLDPRFPDLLLLFYADAAGTTPGDLSLYHKVKAAYAECLSHFKEKPKPFLTGEEIMATLGLKAGPRVGEILSELMEKQLEHEISSKIEALEWLKKGESGQHKAPGLKYDT; via the coding sequence ATGGATGCTGCCATGCACCAAACCGCCACACAAATCGTAAAGACTCTGCAAGACGCCGGATATAAGGCGTATTTTGCGGGAGGTTGCGTGCGGGATATGCTGCTCAAAAAAGAGCCCAAGGATTATGACATCGCCACCAGCGCGCTGCCCGACGAAATTGAAAAATCATTCAAAGAGACCTACGCGGTGGGGAAGAGTTTTGGCGTGATTCATGTGGTGGAAAACGGTCATACTTTTGAAATCGCCACCTTTCGCAGCGACTCCGGGTATTCCGATGGCCGCCGCCCGGATGCCGTGCTTTTCACCCATGCGGAGGAGGATGCCAAGCGCCGCGACTTCACCATCAATGGACTTTTTTATGATCCTGTCACCAAAGAAGTTCACGATTTTGTCGGTGGCCAAGACGACCTCAGCAATCGCCTCATTCGATTCATTGGAGACCCGCATCAACGCATTTTGGAAGATCATTTGCGCATCATTCGCGCCATTCGTTTTAAGAACACACTCAATTTTGGCTACCATCCGGACACCTACGCCGCCCTGCGCAAACACGCGCAACTCGCCGACAAAGTGAGCTGGGAACGGGTGCGCGACGAGCTGAATAAAATCATTCTGGCGAAGAGTGCTCCGGTGGCCTTTGAAGACATGCAGGACACCGAAGTGCTGCCGTACATTTTGCCTGAACTGGAAGCGTGCAAAGGCTTGGCTCAACCCATGCAATTCCACCAAGAAGGCGATGTGTGGACGCATCTGATGCATGCCCTCGATTCGCTGCCCGAAGACGCCGGACTTCTGGCCCACTGGGCCGTGATTTTTCACGACATCGGCAAGCCCGAAACTTTTAAAATTGCCGAGCGCATCCGCACCGATGGCCACGCCGAAGTCTCCGCCGAAATCGCCGAACGCATCATGCGCCGCCTGCGCTTTTCGCGCCACGACATTGAGCATGTTTCATGGGTGGTGAAACACCATTTCATGATGCAACAATTGCTGGACATGCCCATCGGCCGTCAGCGCCACTGGTTCCTCGACCCCCGTTTCCCGGACTTGCTTCTTTTATTTTACGCCGATGCAGCGGGCACCACGCCCGGCGACCTCAGCCTCTACCACAAAGTCAAAGCAGCGTATGCGGAATGCCTTTCCCACTTCAAAGAAAAACCCAAACCATTTTTAACAGGAGAAGAAATCATGGCCACCCTCGGCCTCAAAGCCGGCCCCCGTGTCGGCGAAATCCTGAGCGAACTCATGGAAAAACAACTGGAGCATGAAATTTCCAGCAAGATAGAAGCACTGGAATGGCTTAAGAAAGGGGAATCTTGACAACATAAAGCCCCTTGATTAAAGTATGACACTTAA